A stretch of the Bdellovibrio sp. 22V genome encodes the following:
- the coxB gene encoding cytochrome c oxidase subunit II, with product MMWFNIAKAQSFMPSQGTEIAKQVDNLYGFLLITSFIACVLVIGGMLYFAWKYKRKSPNDKTAYISHNTFLEFLWSFIPLVIFLGVFAWGWFIYHDMRTMPKNALEINVLGKQWAWEIEYKNGYKTVNEVVVPINEDVKLLLSSSDVIHSFYVPSFRIKQDAVPGRYTALWFRAEKLGEFHIFCTEYCGTSHSGMIGKLKVVSREDFDKYLEQGQEERNLPLAKKGEKLFAVKACASCHSVDSPAVKVGPSLFKLFGKEEVMDDGAKILADENYLRESILEPNKHVVKNFPKGVMPTFQGQLNENELNALIEYIKEMK from the coding sequence ATGATGTGGTTTAATATTGCGAAGGCCCAATCCTTCATGCCATCGCAGGGAACCGAGATTGCAAAGCAGGTGGACAATCTGTACGGTTTCTTGTTGATTACAAGTTTTATTGCCTGCGTGCTTGTCATCGGCGGGATGCTTTACTTTGCTTGGAAGTACAAGCGTAAATCTCCAAACGATAAAACGGCTTATATCTCTCACAACACGTTCTTGGAGTTCTTGTGGTCATTCATTCCACTTGTGATCTTCCTTGGTGTGTTTGCCTGGGGTTGGTTCATTTACCATGACATGAGAACAATGCCTAAGAACGCTCTTGAGATTAACGTTCTTGGTAAGCAATGGGCTTGGGAAATCGAATACAAAAACGGTTACAAGACTGTGAATGAAGTTGTTGTTCCTATTAATGAGGACGTAAAACTTCTTCTTTCTTCCAGCGACGTGATCCACTCTTTCTACGTACCTTCCTTCCGTATCAAACAAGACGCGGTTCCAGGCCGTTATACAGCTTTGTGGTTCCGTGCCGAGAAGTTGGGTGAATTCCACATCTTCTGTACAGAGTACTGCGGAACTTCTCACTCTGGCATGATCGGTAAGTTGAAGGTTGTTTCTCGTGAAGACTTCGACAAATACCTAGAGCAAGGACAAGAAGAAAGAAATCTTCCATTGGCGAAAAAGGGTGAAAAACTTTTCGCGGTGAAAGCTTGTGCTTCTTGCCACTCTGTAGACTCTCCGGCGGTTAAAGTAGGTCCTTCTCTCTTTAAGTTGTTCGGTAAAGAAGAAGTTATGGATGATGGAGCAAAAATTCTCGCTGATGAAAACTATCTTCGCGAATCCATCCTCGAGCCAAATAAACATGTCGTTAAAAATTTCCCTAAAGGCGTAATGCCAACTTTCCAAGGGCAATTGAACGAAAATGAACTTAATGCGCTCATCGAGTACATTAAGGAAATGAAATAA
- the ctaD gene encoding cytochrome c oxidase subunit I has protein sequence MAATHAHGDNYINHEKGLWSWLTTVDHKRIGLMYMITVMFFFLVGGIMALLLRLELFAPNAAANVGGVLKNGDVYNQVLTYHGAIMVFMVIVPGIPAILGNFFLPLHIGAKDVAFPKINLASWYCFMAGAALAILTFFFKKIDTGWTFYTPYSIKTGTATVMMVLGAFIMGMSSVLTGLNFIVTVHKLRAPGMTMHRMPLFVWALYSTAILQLLATPVLGITLLLLAAEKLFGVGIFDPALGGDPVLFQHFFWFYSHPAVYIMIIPAMGVVSELITTFSRKVIFGYTAIAYSSLGIAAVSFFVWGHHMFVSGQSETAGILFSFITMLVGVPTAIKMFNWVATMYKGSISFDSPMLFALGFLFLFAIGGVTGIMLATLPIDVHFHDTYFVVAHFHYVMVGGTLMALMGGFYYWFPKMFGKMFNENVARLSFVFIFIGFNVTFFPQFILGAMGMPRRYFDYIPAYEQLNKISTVGSWLILTGFLLGLWAIVQGLRKGEKAPMNPWNSKTLEWQTPSPPPHDNFNVEPIVTAGPYEYR, from the coding sequence ATGGCAGCAACACACGCTCACGGCGACAACTACATTAATCACGAAAAAGGCCTCTGGTCTTGGTTAACGACTGTAGACCACAAACGTATCGGTCTTATGTACATGATCACGGTTATGTTCTTCTTCCTCGTTGGGGGTATCATGGCCCTCTTGCTACGTTTGGAGCTTTTTGCGCCAAATGCGGCGGCGAACGTTGGCGGAGTTCTTAAAAACGGAGACGTTTACAACCAAGTTCTTACTTATCACGGCGCGATCATGGTTTTCATGGTTATCGTTCCTGGTATTCCGGCGATCTTGGGTAACTTCTTCTTGCCTCTTCATATCGGGGCGAAAGACGTGGCTTTCCCGAAGATCAACTTGGCAAGCTGGTACTGCTTTATGGCAGGTGCGGCTCTCGCGATTTTGACTTTCTTCTTTAAGAAAATCGACACAGGTTGGACGTTCTATACTCCTTACTCAATCAAAACCGGCACTGCGACAGTGATGATGGTTTTGGGTGCGTTCATTATGGGTATGTCCTCTGTATTGACAGGTTTGAACTTCATCGTGACTGTTCACAAATTGAGAGCTCCTGGCATGACAATGCACAGAATGCCTTTGTTTGTATGGGCACTTTACTCAACAGCGATCTTGCAATTGTTGGCGACACCAGTTCTTGGTATCACTTTGTTGCTTCTTGCGGCTGAGAAATTGTTCGGGGTTGGTATCTTCGATCCGGCTCTTGGCGGTGACCCGGTATTGTTCCAACACTTCTTCTGGTTCTACTCGCATCCAGCGGTTTACATCATGATCATCCCAGCGATGGGTGTTGTGTCTGAATTGATCACAACGTTCTCTCGCAAAGTGATCTTCGGTTATACGGCGATTGCATACTCTTCTTTGGGTATCGCGGCGGTGTCCTTCTTCGTTTGGGGTCACCACATGTTCGTATCTGGTCAGTCTGAAACAGCAGGTATCTTGTTCTCGTTCATCACGATGCTTGTCGGTGTTCCAACGGCGATCAAGATGTTCAACTGGGTAGCAACTATGTACAAAGGTTCTATCTCTTTTGATTCTCCAATGCTTTTCGCTTTGGGCTTCTTGTTCTTGTTCGCTATCGGTGGTGTGACAGGAATCATGCTTGCGACTCTTCCAATCGACGTTCACTTCCACGATACTTACTTCGTGGTGGCGCACTTCCACTACGTGATGGTGGGTGGTACTTTGATGGCGTTGATGGGTGGTTTCTACTACTGGTTCCCAAAAATGTTCGGAAAGATGTTCAACGAAAACGTAGCTCGCTTGTCTTTCGTATTCATCTTCATCGGCTTCAACGTGACATTCTTCCCTCAATTCATCTTGGGTGCGATGGGCATGCCACGTCGTTATTTCGATTACATTCCGGCTTATGAGCAATTGAACAAGATCTCCACTGTAGGCTCTTGGTTGATCCTCACTGGTTTCTTGTTGGGCCTTTGGGCGATTGTTCAAGGTTTAAGAAAAGGCGAAAAAGCGCCAATGAATCCTTGGAATTCAAAAACTTTGGAGTGGCAGACTCCGTCTCCTCCTCCACATGACAACTTCAACGTAGAACCAATCGTAACTGCGGGGCCTTATGAGTACAGATAA
- the fabG gene encoding 3-oxoacyl-ACP reductase FabG yields MKNINFDFKNKNAVVTGGAAGIGFQITQSFLEAGGNVAIWDYSEQALQNAKTELAKYGSQVHIAQIDVTNRDSVAKAAASLPWAVDILVNNAGITRDKSFAKMNPEDWDAVISTNLTGLFNVTKTLLEKFNANSNHKRIINISSVVGLYGNFGQTNYAAAKAGVIGMTKTWGKELGRKGFTSNAIAPGFIMTAMTKAMPKEVLEGMAAKVPVTRLGETEDIANAVLFLASEQASYINGTVLSVDGGIVL; encoded by the coding sequence ATGAAAAATATTAATTTCGATTTCAAAAATAAAAATGCTGTCGTTACTGGTGGTGCTGCCGGTATCGGTTTTCAAATCACGCAAAGTTTTCTTGAAGCGGGCGGAAACGTAGCGATTTGGGATTACTCTGAACAAGCTTTGCAAAATGCAAAAACGGAATTGGCAAAGTATGGTTCGCAAGTGCACATTGCACAGATTGATGTGACAAATCGTGACTCCGTTGCGAAAGCGGCAGCCTCATTGCCTTGGGCTGTGGATATCCTTGTGAATAACGCGGGAATCACGCGTGATAAATCTTTCGCGAAAATGAATCCCGAAGATTGGGATGCAGTTATTTCGACAAACCTCACTGGTTTGTTCAACGTGACGAAAACTCTTTTAGAAAAATTTAATGCGAACTCGAACCACAAACGCATTATTAATATTTCGTCTGTGGTGGGGCTTTACGGTAACTTCGGGCAAACGAACTACGCGGCAGCTAAAGCCGGTGTGATCGGGATGACGAAAACATGGGGTAAAGAATTGGGCCGCAAGGGTTTCACATCCAACGCCATTGCTCCTGGTTTTATTATGACGGCAATGACGAAAGCGATGCCTAAAGAAGTTCTTGAAGGGATGGCGGCTAAAGTTCCCGTAACTCGTCTTGGGGAAACGGAAGATATTGCAAACGCCGTTTTGTTCTTGGCAAGCGAGCAGGCTAGTTATATTAACGGCACCGTTCTTAGCGTCGATGGCGGGATCGTATTATAG
- a CDS encoding alpha/beta hydrolase, with translation MKSVLLAVFVAVSALFVSIESLAQAEAFKGFVAVSAQRELFVDYVPAEKGQPTVVLVNGLTYSTRQWNNFVDALTNKGVGVLRYDPFGQGQTLLKYAPIVAPIPYKDQVQDLKALLEKMKLKGPFNIVGLSYGGGIAAGFTAAYPNLVKNLVMMAPFTRPLDGQDTWIKSQIWATRQIFPFNKMTDDELYDYYLHQIIYATYPQAEPVVLENPFKLEATFRLVQGIRKFRPVDVTAAIPAKSLHLMIARQDQYINTSVLDEYWDAVPADSRASRLYINGSEHKMVEAVPNFTAAWVYEIVSGNKKLFAGRDFEGYPFRGEVRTGDESIQVGRE, from the coding sequence ATGAAATCAGTTTTGTTAGCGGTTTTTGTAGCGGTCTCTGCTTTGTTTGTTTCGATAGAGTCTTTGGCCCAAGCCGAAGCGTTTAAAGGGTTCGTTGCAGTTTCTGCACAGCGAGAGCTTTTTGTAGATTATGTTCCGGCAGAAAAAGGACAACCCACAGTTGTTCTTGTGAATGGCCTTACTTACAGCACTCGCCAGTGGAATAATTTTGTCGATGCTTTGACAAATAAAGGTGTGGGCGTTCTTCGTTACGATCCATTTGGACAAGGACAAACGCTTTTAAAGTATGCGCCGATTGTGGCTCCGATTCCTTATAAGGATCAGGTGCAGGATCTTAAGGCGCTTTTGGAAAAAATGAAATTAAAAGGTCCATTTAATATTGTTGGACTGTCTTATGGTGGCGGTATTGCCGCAGGCTTTACCGCTGCTTATCCAAACCTTGTGAAGAACCTTGTTATGATGGCGCCTTTCACGCGTCCCCTGGATGGACAGGACACATGGATCAAATCACAAATCTGGGCCACTCGTCAGATTTTTCCGTTTAACAAAATGACGGACGATGAATTGTACGATTACTATCTTCACCAAATTATCTATGCGACATACCCGCAAGCAGAGCCCGTCGTTTTGGAGAACCCTTTCAAACTCGAAGCGACTTTCCGTTTGGTGCAAGGTATTCGCAAATTCCGTCCAGTTGATGTGACTGCGGCGATTCCCGCAAAATCATTGCACTTGATGATTGCTCGTCAAGATCAGTACATCAATACAAGCGTTCTTGATGAATACTGGGATGCAGTTCCTGCGGATTCTCGTGCGAGCCGTCTTTATATCAATGGTTCTGAGCACAAGATGGTTGAGGCTGTCCCTAATTTCACGGCGGCGTGGGTTTATGAAATCGTCAGCGGAAATAAAAAACTTTTCGCAGGCCGTGATTTCGAAGGTTACCCTTTCCGCGGTGAAGTTCGCACTGGAGACGAAAGCATTCAAGTGGGTCGCGAATGA
- a CDS encoding ketoacyl-ACP synthase III yields the protein MRKATIAGTGMYAPERVISNQYFDELYKKDIGTFLSEQRNIKERRWMNADQRTSDLIIPAAEEAMKNAGITAKDLDLIIVSTDTPDYLSPSTASVVAYRMGATNAGTYDINTACAGFVVGCDIATKYIGTDNKYKNILVVGAYGMSKYLNFDDYKIASLFADGAGAVVIQPAKDTQGFLDSQMYTDGQYHDYMGIYAGGTAQPITHQVIENKGQLLAFPKRIPPETNGIHWPRLTNVLLDRLHKKASDIQHFFITQFNVQSIYETLDKLDLPRDRAHYVMDRFGYTGSASIGMAIADAARQKKMKKGDLVFMLGSGGGMSMAALALEWGYDT from the coding sequence ATGAGAAAAGCGACAATTGCAGGAACAGGAATGTACGCGCCAGAGCGCGTGATTTCGAATCAATACTTCGATGAACTTTACAAAAAAGACATCGGAACTTTCTTAAGCGAACAAAGAAATATTAAAGAGCGCCGCTGGATGAACGCCGATCAGCGTACGTCCGATCTTATTATTCCCGCCGCCGAAGAAGCGATGAAAAACGCCGGTATTACGGCGAAAGATTTGGATCTCATCATCGTCTCAACGGACACGCCAGACTATCTTTCTCCATCAACGGCTTCCGTTGTCGCTTATCGCATGGGCGCGACGAATGCAGGAACTTACGACATCAACACCGCTTGCGCTGGTTTCGTCGTTGGTTGCGATATCGCGACGAAGTACATCGGCACTGATAATAAATATAAAAACATTCTTGTCGTGGGCGCTTACGGCATGAGTAAGTATTTGAATTTCGACGATTACAAAATCGCTTCTCTTTTTGCCGACGGAGCCGGCGCTGTCGTCATTCAACCTGCCAAAGACACTCAGGGATTCTTGGACAGCCAAATGTATACGGATGGCCAATATCATGACTACATGGGCATTTACGCGGGAGGCACTGCTCAGCCGATCACTCATCAAGTGATTGAAAACAAAGGTCAGCTTTTAGCTTTCCCAAAACGCATTCCGCCAGAGACAAACGGAATCCACTGGCCGCGCTTGACTAACGTGCTTTTGGATCGCCTCCACAAGAAGGCTTCCGACATCCAGCACTTCTTTATCACGCAATTCAACGTGCAAAGCATTTATGAGACTCTGGATAAATTAGATTTGCCTCGCGACCGTGCTCATTACGTTATGGATCGCTTCGGTTATACGGGCTCTGCCTCTATTGGCATGGCCATCGCCGATGCCGCCCGCCAAAAGAAAATGAAAAAAGGTGACTTGGTCTTTATGTTGGGATCAGGCGGTGGTATGAGCATGGCAGCTCTTGCATTGGAGTGGGGCTACGATACGTAG
- a CDS encoding cytochrome C oxidase subunit IV family protein translates to MASNNSQNDLNTLHPHITPMSTYLKVAGALFGLTFLTVIAHQFHVQMGAFAGPVAFLIAAIKAAFVILYFMHLKDDTNMNRVIFGTGFFFLLVLFIFSVADIATRVTEVSPL, encoded by the coding sequence ATGGCGAGCAATAATTCTCAAAACGATTTGAATACACTTCATCCGCACATCACACCTATGTCCACTTATCTTAAAGTGGCGGGTGCTTTGTTCGGTTTGACTTTCTTGACAGTAATCGCGCATCAGTTCCATGTACAAATGGGAGCTTTTGCTGGACCGGTTGCTTTCTTGATCGCTGCGATTAAAGCGGCGTTCGTTATTTTGTACTTCATGCACTTGAAGGACGACACAAACATGAACCGTGTTATTTTCGGTACAGGTTTCTTCTTCCTTCTTGTTCTTTTCATCTTCAGCGTTGCGGATATTGCAACTCGCGTGACTGAAGTTAGCCCTTTATAA
- a CDS encoding SCO family protein, which translates to MLTRTLVLKTKTMGTALSFAVLVSFSANVQAYDGKPAPMVASEQPKELEGIGIDEKLGGKVDFTLKVKDDNGQEVTLGSFFDGKHPVIISPVYFSCPGLCNFHLNGLTDALKLMEKDWTVGKKYKVLSVSFDSKETPDLAAKKKETYMKLYERPGAETGWHFLTADESAVQAITQSLGFKFKWDEASKEWAHASAAVIITPDGTISRYLPGIMFNPQDIKLALNEATEGKIGNFVDNLVLYCFKYDPHQSKYTLAAFNLMKVGGAVMVLVMVLWLLPVYIRSRRSNKSAGR; encoded by the coding sequence ATGCTAACAAGAACGCTTGTTTTGAAAACAAAAACAATGGGAACGGCTCTCTCTTTTGCCGTTCTCGTTTCGTTTTCAGCCAACGTTCAAGCTTATGACGGCAAGCCAGCACCGATGGTGGCGAGCGAACAACCCAAAGAACTCGAAGGCATTGGTATCGACGAGAAATTGGGTGGCAAAGTTGATTTCACTCTTAAAGTTAAAGACGACAACGGACAGGAAGTGACGTTGGGTTCTTTCTTCGACGGAAAGCACCCGGTTATTATTTCGCCCGTTTATTTTTCTTGTCCGGGCCTTTGCAACTTCCATCTCAATGGTCTTACAGATGCATTGAAGTTGATGGAAAAAGACTGGACTGTGGGAAAGAAATATAAAGTTCTTTCCGTGAGTTTTGATTCGAAAGAGACTCCCGATCTGGCGGCGAAGAAAAAAGAGACTTACATGAAGCTCTATGAACGCCCGGGTGCTGAAACTGGTTGGCACTTTCTCACGGCGGATGAGTCCGCTGTTCAGGCGATCACGCAGTCTCTTGGTTTTAAGTTTAAGTGGGACGAAGCTTCTAAAGAGTGGGCGCACGCCTCTGCGGCAGTGATCATCACTCCTGACGGCACGATCTCACGTTATTTGCCTGGGATTATGTTTAATCCGCAGGATATCAAGCTGGCTTTGAATGAAGCGACCGAAGGTAAAATCGGAAACTTCGTCGACAACTTGGTTTTGTATTGTTTTAAGTATGACCCACATCAGAGCAAGTACACTTTGGCTGCTTTCAATCTTATGAAAGTAGGCGGAGCGGTGATGGTTCTGGTGATGGTTTTATGGTTATTGCCGGTTTACATTCGTTCACGCAGATCGAATAAGTCGGCGGGGAGATAA
- a CDS encoding long-chain fatty acid--CoA ligase — MELDWLKRWNLYSPKNIAIKDGETGREFSYAQFFALANRGASFLQKEFGIRKGDRVAALATNELEYVFLFFALQRLGAILVPINFRLTQREVNHIVTDAAPKLILFQEAYREIIENLPNVKSLTALLLSDFARALEVNKTEIEVPFTSTEEDPAMILYTSGTTGSPKGAILTYKMIFWNSINTTFRLNISQTDCTVIFLPFFHTGGWNVLTTPFIHRGAKVVFLKKFDADQILSLSEQEKATLLFGVPTTMDMMVRSPLFEKTDLSKIRYAIVGGEPMPIELIKVWDKKGVPVRQGYGLTEFGPNVFSLNEEDALRKIGSIGFPNFYIEAKVVDNDGKELAADEIGELVLKGPMCMHGYWQNEKATHETIQDGWLYTGDLVRRDSEGYYYVVGRKKDMFISGGENVYPPEIEQILRSHPSVLEAAVIGVPDEKWGEVGKAFVVAKDSSLSIDDLHNHCVQNLAKFKIPKHFVFLQALPKGDSGKVLKRKLTEAPL, encoded by the coding sequence ATGGAACTGGATTGGCTGAAGCGCTGGAATTTATATTCCCCAAAAAATATCGCGATCAAAGATGGCGAAACGGGCCGTGAGTTTTCTTACGCGCAGTTTTTCGCTTTGGCCAATCGTGGAGCTTCCTTCCTGCAAAAGGAATTCGGAATCAGAAAAGGCGACCGTGTTGCCGCTTTAGCGACCAATGAGCTTGAGTATGTTTTCTTGTTCTTTGCTCTACAACGCCTGGGTGCGATTCTTGTTCCTATTAATTTTCGTCTTACGCAACGAGAAGTGAATCACATTGTCACGGATGCGGCTCCAAAGCTGATTTTGTTTCAAGAAGCCTATCGCGAAATTATTGAAAATCTTCCCAATGTAAAATCACTGACGGCTTTATTACTCTCTGATTTTGCTCGCGCTTTAGAAGTGAATAAAACAGAAATAGAAGTTCCATTTACATCGACGGAAGAAGATCCCGCGATGATTCTGTACACCTCGGGAACTACGGGATCTCCTAAAGGCGCGATTCTTACTTACAAAATGATTTTTTGGAACTCGATCAATACGACGTTTCGCCTGAACATCTCGCAGACAGATTGCACTGTGATCTTTTTGCCATTCTTTCACACGGGCGGGTGGAATGTTTTAACGACACCGTTCATACACCGTGGCGCTAAAGTCGTTTTCCTTAAGAAATTCGACGCAGATCAAATTCTTTCGTTGAGCGAACAAGAAAAGGCGACATTGCTTTTTGGCGTACCAACGACAATGGACATGATGGTGCGTTCACCGCTTTTTGAAAAAACGGATCTGTCTAAAATTCGCTATGCCATCGTCGGCGGGGAACCTATGCCGATTGAGCTGATCAAGGTGTGGGATAAAAAAGGCGTGCCTGTTCGTCAAGGTTACGGTCTGACTGAATTCGGTCCCAATGTTTTTTCTTTGAATGAAGAGGACGCTCTTCGCAAAATTGGCTCCATCGGATTTCCTAATTTTTATATTGAAGCCAAAGTCGTCGATAACGACGGCAAAGAACTTGCCGCTGACGAAATCGGCGAACTCGTTTTAAAAGGCCCGATGTGCATGCACGGCTATTGGCAAAATGAAAAGGCCACTCACGAAACGATCCAAGATGGTTGGCTCTACACCGGTGACCTCGTCCGTCGCGACTCTGAAGGTTACTATTACGTCGTCGGCCGTAAAAAGGACATGTTCATTTCTGGAGGCGAAAACGTCTATCCTCCAGAGATCGAACAAATCCTGCGCTCCCATCCATCCGTTCTAGAGGCCGCTGTCATTGGCGTTCCCGATGAAAAATGGGGCGAAGTCGGCAAAGCCTTTGTCGTTGCAAAGGATAGCAGCCTAAGCATTGATGATCTGCACAATCACTGCGTGCAAAACCTGGCAAAATTCAAAATTCCAAAGCATTTCGTGTTCCTACAAGCCCTCCCCAAAGGGGACAGTGGGAAAGTTTTAAAGCGAAAACTCACGGAAGCCCCGCTCTAG
- a CDS encoding cytochrome c oxidase subunit 3 family protein gives MSTDNSHGAIRSAHVSHHFKNATQEYDSGKQGIWLFMVTEILMFGAILVGYAIFHHLYPEMFEEGAKSLDWRMGFINTLVLIFSSFTMAISISFVQRNETKKAAMALATTVLCGAIFMVIKYFEYSHKFHLGLYPGRFLDVAKVGAEHANLGMYFGFYYAMTGLHGIHVLVGMGLITWLLIRTIRGDFHAQYWLPVEGVGIFWHIVDLIWIFLFPLLYLVG, from the coding sequence ATGAGTACAGATAATTCACACGGCGCAATTCGTTCTGCTCACGTGTCTCATCACTTTAAGAATGCGACACAAGAGTATGATAGCGGTAAGCAAGGTATTTGGTTGTTCATGGTCACTGAGATCCTCATGTTCGGAGCGATCTTGGTGGGCTACGCGATCTTCCATCATCTTTATCCTGAGATGTTTGAAGAAGGCGCGAAGTCTCTTGATTGGAGAATGGGTTTCATCAATACGCTGGTGTTGATCTTCTCTTCTTTCACAATGGCGATTTCGATCTCTTTCGTGCAAAGAAATGAAACGAAGAAAGCGGCCATGGCGTTGGCGACAACGGTTCTTTGCGGCGCGATCTTTATGGTGATCAAGTACTTCGAATACAGCCACAAATTCCACTTGGGTCTTTATCCAGGTCGTTTCTTGGATGTTGCGAAGGTAGGTGCTGAGCACGCGAACCTTGGTATGTACTTCGGTTTCTATTACGCGATGACGGGTCTTCACGGTATCCACGTTTTGGTGGGTATGGGCTTGATCACTTGGTTGTTGATCAGAACGATCCGTGGCGATTTCCATGCTCAATACTGGTTGCCAGTTGAGGGTGTTGGTATCTTCTGGCACATCGTCGACTTGATCTGGATCTTCTTGTTCCCTCTTCTCTATTTGGTGGGGTAA
- a CDS encoding alpha/beta hydrolase, whose translation MINVEIKEGLAPENIFFIHGNLASNRWWYPSEEIWKNSAKNKNYSGALIYAEFRGCGKSVLPKDAGEVDLHLFAEDFIAVIKKLNRGPVHLVGHSTGGLIAALMLAKEPDLFKKAVLLDPVGATGVTFDRSMISAFEQMKTDRQLTAAVIGSTIHNNNSESEFFQNVIVEDAFYGVKSVGHWVLEALDGLDVRDELKKVSHEVLVLHGEHDLLLSRTESEALAGLFSRGKFQIIPDQGHCPNVESPEKFVNITRSFLF comes from the coding sequence ATGATCAACGTCGAGATCAAAGAAGGCCTTGCTCCCGAAAACATTTTCTTCATTCATGGAAATCTAGCGTCCAACCGCTGGTGGTATCCATCGGAAGAGATTTGGAAAAATTCGGCGAAGAATAAAAATTATTCCGGCGCTTTGATCTATGCCGAGTTTCGCGGTTGCGGAAAAAGTGTTTTGCCCAAAGATGCCGGCGAAGTCGATCTGCACCTCTTTGCTGAAGACTTTATCGCTGTGATTAAAAAGTTAAACCGCGGGCCGGTACATCTGGTAGGTCACTCCACCGGGGGTTTAATTGCAGCCCTCATGTTGGCCAAAGAACCAGATCTATTTAAGAAAGCGGTGTTGCTGGATCCGGTCGGTGCGACGGGAGTGACGTTTGATCGCTCCATGATTTCTGCTTTTGAGCAGATGAAAACAGACCGTCAGCTAACGGCGGCTGTGATCGGTTCCACGATTCATAATAATAACTCTGAATCGGAGTTCTTTCAGAACGTCATCGTTGAAGATGCTTTTTATGGAGTGAAATCAGTAGGGCATTGGGTGCTTGAAGCCCTTGATGGGCTTGATGTTCGCGATGAATTGAAGAAAGTTTCCCATGAAGTTTTGGTGTTGCATGGAGAACACGATCTGCTTCTTTCACGCACTGAGTCCGAAGCTTTGGCGGGGCTTTTTTCGCGAGGAAAATTTCAGATTATTCCCGATCAGGGGCATTGCCCGAATGTTGAGTCGCCAGAAAAGTTTGTGAACATCACTCGGAGTTTCCTTTTCTAG
- a CDS encoding cytochrome c, giving the protein MSEVRDEYNRSGLLAFAFSMAFVFAFFFYLVVVNKGVDLAENVIDPNAPAAEGAAPVFDIAQVKEPWVSTPEMVAYGKKFFATNCAMCHGNEGKGDGAAGAALNPKPRNLVEGKWTQGEGLINHFKVLQNGIKGTSMAAYSHFKPADRWAVLHFIESITENKSKDDPAKVAEFAKTAQ; this is encoded by the coding sequence ATGTCTGAAGTTAGAGATGAGTATAATCGTTCTGGTTTGCTTGCGTTTGCTTTTTCAATGGCATTCGTTTTTGCATTCTTCTTCTACCTCGTTGTAGTGAATAAGGGCGTTGATCTCGCTGAAAACGTTATTGATCCAAATGCTCCTGCAGCAGAAGGCGCAGCTCCCGTATTTGATATCGCTCAAGTGAAAGAGCCATGGGTTTCTACTCCTGAAATGGTTGCTTACGGTAAAAAGTTCTTCGCTACAAACTGCGCGATGTGCCACGGTAACGAAGGTAAAGGTGACGGCGCTGCTGGTGCGGCTTTGAATCCGAAACCACGCAACTTGGTTGAAGGTAAATGGACTCAAGGTGAAGGCTTGATCAATCACTTCAAAGTTTTGCAAAACGGTATCAAGGGTACGTCTATGGCGGCTTACTCTCATTTCAAGCCAGCGGACCGTTGGGCTGTTCTTCATTTTATTGAATCGATCACTGAAAATAAATCTAAAGACGATCCTGCTAAAGTTGCTGAGTTTGCAAAAACAGCACAATAA